One genomic region from Acidobacteriota bacterium encodes:
- a CDS encoding sigma-70 family RNA polymerase sigma factor, whose amino-acid sequence MAAVSTHEVTQLLLAWRNGDQAAFNQLIPLVEAELRRLARLRLKDERHDHTLQPSALVNETYLRLFGETAIAWQDRAHFFAVASDRMREILIDHARRRLRAKRGGQSVHVSLTAAAELGVEPALEILAVNEALATLERADPRQCRIVVLRYFGGLTEEEIAAVLDISKRTVQREWKSARAWLYSQLKAPSLGAEANVELG is encoded by the coding sequence ATGGCGGCTGTTTCCACACACGAAGTCACGCAATTGCTGTTGGCTTGGCGCAACGGTGATCAGGCAGCGTTCAATCAATTAATTCCACTGGTCGAGGCCGAGTTGCGGCGGCTGGCGCGCTTGCGGCTGAAAGACGAACGGCACGACCACACGCTGCAACCATCCGCGCTGGTCAACGAAACGTATTTGCGGCTGTTCGGTGAAACGGCCATTGCCTGGCAGGATCGCGCGCACTTTTTTGCCGTCGCCTCTGACCGTATGCGCGAAATTCTGATTGACCACGCGCGCCGCCGTTTGCGCGCCAAACGTGGCGGGCAAAGCGTGCACGTTTCGCTGACGGCGGCGGCGGAATTGGGCGTCGAACCCGCCCTTGAAATTCTGGCGGTCAATGAAGCCCTGGCGACCTTGGAACGCGCTGACCCGCGCCAATGCCGCATCGTCGTCCTGCGTTATTTCGGTGGCCTGACCGAAGAGGAAATCGCCGCCGTGCTGGACATCTCGAAACGCACGGTGCAACGCGAATGGAAATCAGCCCGCGCCTGGCTTTACAGTCAACTCAAAGCTCCTTCCCTGGGAGCTGAGGCAAACGTTGAGTTGGGGTAG
- a CDS encoding protein kinase produces MTPEHWQRLKQLYEEAAALPVPAQQAMLDRLGAPDAKDAALRDELERMLAADADSAFLCAPALSAATVAERPLMLAGRRLGHYEVLEPLGAGAMGEVYLAQDLQLERRVALKVLPAAFTREPERLQRFIREAKAASALNHPNIITVHEFGEAAFEAGSAVAPEAGLAYYIATEYIAGQTLRQRLAEAPERRLPLTEALAVAAQIAAALAAAHAAHIIHRDIKPENVMVRPDGLIKLLDFGLAKLTEPLVDAPTLSPRSESSAGGVVLGTPRYMSPEQARGEKVDTRTDLFSLGVLLYEMLAGRPPFKGATANETIAAILRDEPLPLGAHLPITPAVLERLVGQLLCKERGARYQTADALFADLQALKEEVEAQVKSGKSWPSGKSPLLDMARRPLEALTTALRGLADRIQGRETGLPAPPALSVLNEKDLLLLADFENQTGDPVFDGTLKQGLAIQLRQSPFVGLFPEDRVRHTLRLMKRAADERVTVPIAREICVRHNLKALIAGSIAPLGSHYVITLAAIHGLTGDTVESEQVEAKSKEQVLRALSQAAARLRAKLGESLHSIQQFDTELEETTTQKLEAFQAYALGYEQTLNGRIFDAITLYQRAVELDPDFAYAWSMLSIHHSHSGRPGLAAEYAEKAFAVRERVSDYEQLQITFRYHLNVTGDMNQALEAAILFKRMYPRTSTAPIDLVAIYDLIGRHEAAVAEGREAVQLNPTFGPAYWYLGRALLRVSRFAEAKEIFRQALAQKFDVINIHAALYQIAFAEGDTAGMQQQLDWAQGKPEEFVTLDWQAGAAACTGQWRKVQELARRAIDLTARGMTKELAARYAAEQALRAAILGDYAQAQANAEQSLAIDRGRATLPRAALALTLSGAIQPAERLLDELRQRYPDDTVINSIWLPVLRAALLLTNEASDGMAAATQALEQLHTAANYEAAAEFWPQSLRGQAYLRLGRGDEAAQEFQKILAQRGQAPFSPLYPLAHLGLARAAVLRGDETQRQQAWAAFAAAWQEADADLPMLLEAQSAKPGESLSSSQPFSTALEATTTRKQEAFQVYSWGYKQSLSGRFMDAIQLYQRAVELDPEFAYAWSMLSIHHSIIGQPELAGGYAAQAYALKEHLSDYEQLQITFRYHFNFTGDMNQALEAVFPFMQTLPRTFTAPSDPLAVLGDHEQSVSQAGAQSRSRLVVYDALGRHEQALAESYEAMRLNPNYAPVYWYLGRSLLRVSRFAEAKEIFQRVLAQKFDLSNIRAALYQIAFIEGDTAGLQQQLDWAQGKPEEFVTLDWQAGAAACAGQWRKAQELARRAIDLTARGMTKELAARYAAEQALRGVILGDYAQAQANAAQSLAIDRGRATLPRAALALTLGGAAQPAEVLMDEMRQRYPDDTVINSIWLPVLRAARLLAAESPGVEAAAQALEQLHTTANYEAAAEFWPQSLRGQAYLRLGRGAEAALEFQKILDQRGQAPFSPLYPLAHLGLARAAVLRGAETQRQQAWAAFATAWLDADADLPALCAAQCEFQ; encoded by the coding sequence ATGACGCCTGAACACTGGCAACGCCTCAAACAACTTTACGAAGAAGCCGCCGCGCTGCCCGTGCCAGCCCAGCAAGCCATGCTGGACCGGCTCGGCGCGCCAGATGCCAAAGATGCCGCATTGCGTGACGAACTTGAACGAATGCTCGCCGCCGATGCGGACTCGGCGTTTTTGTGCGCGCCCGCCTTATCGGCGGCCACAGTGGCTGAGCGGCCCCTGATGCTGGCGGGCCGCCGCCTGGGTCATTACGAGGTGCTGGAACCGTTGGGCGCGGGCGCGATGGGCGAGGTTTATCTGGCGCAAGACCTGCAACTGGAACGGCGCGTTGCGCTCAAGGTCTTGCCCGCCGCCTTCACGCGCGAGCCGGAGCGCTTGCAACGCTTCATCCGCGAGGCCAAAGCCGCTTCGGCGCTCAATCATCCCAACATCATCACCGTGCACGAATTCGGCGAGGCCGCGTTTGAAGCGGGCAGCGCGGTCGCCCCGGAAGCCGGGCTGGCCTATTACATCGCCACCGAATACATCGCCGGTCAGACGTTACGCCAGCGCCTGGCCGAAGCGCCGGAGCGGCGGTTGCCGCTCACCGAAGCGCTAGCCGTGGCCGCGCAAATCGCTGCCGCGTTAGCCGCCGCGCATGCTGCCCACATCATCCACCGCGACATCAAACCCGAAAATGTCATGGTGCGGCCTGACGGACTCATCAAGTTGCTCGATTTCGGTCTTGCCAAATTGACCGAGCCATTGGTTGATGCGCCCACACTATCGCCACGCAGCGAGAGCAGCGCGGGCGGTGTCGTGCTGGGCACGCCGCGTTATATGTCGCCGGAGCAGGCGCGCGGCGAAAAAGTGGACACACGCACCGACCTCTTCAGCCTGGGCGTGCTGCTTTATGAAATGCTCGCGGGCCGCCCGCCGTTCAAAGGCGCAACGGCGAATGAAACCATCGCCGCGATCCTGCGCGACGAACCGCTGCCGCTGGGCGCGCATCTGCCCATTACGCCCGCCGTGTTGGAACGCCTCGTTGGCCAACTGTTGTGCAAGGAACGCGGCGCACGTTATCAAACCGCCGACGCCCTGTTCGCCGATTTGCAGGCGTTGAAGGAAGAAGTGGAAGCGCAGGTGAAAAGTGGCAAGAGTTGGCCGAGTGGCAAGTCGCCGCTGCTCGACATGGCGCGCCGACCATTGGAAGCGCTCACCACAGCCTTGCGCGGTCTGGCTGATCGAATCCAAGGCCGCGAAACTGGCTTGCCCGCGCCGCCCGCGCTGTCCGTGTTAAACGAAAAAGACCTGCTGCTGTTGGCTGATTTCGAGAATCAGACCGGCGACCCGGTGTTTGACGGGACGCTCAAACAGGGGCTGGCGATTCAATTGCGCCAATCGCCTTTCGTAGGCCTGTTTCCCGAAGACCGCGTGCGCCACACGCTGCGCTTGATGAAACGTGCGGCGGACGAGCGCGTCACCGTGCCCATCGCGCGCGAGATTTGCGTGCGCCATAACCTGAAGGCGCTCATCGCCGGTTCCATCGCCCCGCTCGGCAGTCATTACGTCATCACGCTCGCCGCCATCCACGGCCTAACCGGCGACACAGTGGAAAGCGAGCAGGTCGAAGCCAAAAGCAAAGAGCAGGTCTTGCGCGCGCTCTCACAGGCCGCCGCCCGGCTGCGCGCCAAACTCGGCGAGTCGCTGCATTCGATCCAGCAATTCGACACCGAACTGGAAGAGACCACGACGCAAAAGCTCGAAGCCTTTCAGGCTTACGCGCTGGGTTACGAACAGACGCTCAATGGCCGCATCTTCGACGCCATCACGTTGTATCAGCGCGCCGTCGAACTCGACCCCGATTTTGCCTATGCCTGGAGCATGCTTTCGATTCATCACAGCCACAGCGGGCGTCCGGGGCTGGCTGCCGAATATGCCGAGAAGGCGTTTGCCGTGCGCGAACGTGTGAGCGATTACGAACAACTGCAAATCACCTTCCGCTACCATCTCAATGTCACCGGCGACATGAACCAGGCGCTGGAGGCGGCGATTCTGTTCAAGCGCATGTACCCGCGCACCTCGACCGCGCCGATTGATCTGGTCGCCATTTACGACCTAATCGGACGCCACGAAGCCGCCGTCGCCGAAGGCCGCGAAGCCGTGCAACTCAATCCCACCTTCGGGCCGGCCTATTGGTATCTGGGCCGCGCGCTGTTGCGCGTCAGCCGCTTTGCCGAAGCCAAAGAAATTTTCCGGCAGGCGCTCGCCCAGAAATTCGATGTGATCAACATTCACGCCGCGCTGTATCAGATCGCCTTTGCCGAAGGCGACACGGCAGGCATGCAACAGCAACTCGACTGGGCGCAGGGCAAGCCGGAAGAGTTCGTTACGCTCGATTGGCAAGCAGGCGCGGCGGCTTGCACAGGCCAATGGCGCAAGGTGCAGGAACTCGCCCGCCGCGCGATTGACCTGACCGCACGCGGCATGACCAAAGAACTGGCGGCGCGTTACGCAGCGGAACAGGCCTTGCGCGCTGCGATTTTGGGCGACTATGCGCAAGCGCAAGCCAACGCCGAACAAAGCCTGGCGATTGATCGCGGACGCGCCACGCTGCCACGCGCGGCGCTCGCCCTGACATTGAGCGGTGCCATACAACCGGCGGAACGGCTGCTGGATGAACTGCGCCAACGTTACCCCGATGACACGGTCATCAATTCAATCTGGCTGCCGGTGTTGCGCGCGGCTTTGTTGCTGACGAATGAAGCGTCCGATGGAATGGCGGCAGCAACGCAAGCCTTGGAGCAATTGCACACTGCGGCGAATTACGAAGCGGCGGCGGAATTCTGGCCGCAAAGCTTGCGCGGACAGGCTTACCTGCGGCTCGGACGCGGCGACGAAGCCGCCCAGGAATTTCAAAAAATCCTGGCCCAACGTGGTCAGGCGCCGTTTTCGCCGTTGTATCCATTGGCGCATTTGGGGCTGGCACGGGCGGCAGTGTTGCGGGGAGATGAAACGCAACGCCAGCAGGCTTGGGCGGCGTTTGCGGCGGCGTGGCAGGAAGCGGATGCTGACCTGCCAATGTTGCTTGAGGCGCAAAGCGCGAAACCAGGCGAGTCGCTGAGTTCGAGCCAGCCGTTCAGTACCGCGCTGGAAGCAACCACGACGCGGAAGCAAGAAGCTTTTCAGGTTTACTCGTGGGGCTATAAGCAATCGCTCAGCGGCAGATTCATGGACGCGATCCAGCTTTACCAGCGCGCCGTCGAACTTGACCCTGAATTTGCCTATGCCTGGAGTATGCTCTCGATTCACCACAGCATCATCGGCCAGCCAGAGTTAGCCGGTGGCTATGCGGCGCAAGCCTATGCCTTGAAGGAGCACCTGAGTGATTACGAGCAACTGCAAATCACCTTTCGCTATCATTTCAATTTCACCGGCGACATGAACCAAGCGCTGGAAGCAGTGTTCCCCTTCATGCAGACATTACCGCGCACGTTCACGGCACCGAGTGATCCATTAGCCGTGCTTGGGGACCACGAGCAGTCGGTCTCGCAGGCTGGGGCGCAATCGCGGTCACGTTTAGTCGTCTATGACGCGCTGGGCCGCCACGAGCAAGCCCTCGCCGAAAGCTATGAAGCCATGCGTCTCAACCCCAACTATGCGCCCGTCTACTGGTATCTAGGGCGCTCGTTGCTGCGTGTGAGCCGTTTCGCCGAGGCCAAAGAGATTTTCCAGCGAGTACTCGCACAGAAATTCGATCTGTCGAACATTCGCGCCGCGCTTTACCAAATCGCCTTTATCGAAGGCGACACGGCGGGCCTGCAACAGCAACTCGACTGGGCGCAGGGCAAGCCCGAAGAATTCGTCACACTCGATTGGCAGGCGGGCGCGGCGGCCTGCGCGGGCCAATGGCGCAAGGCGCAGGAACTCGCCCGCCGCGCGATTGACCTAACCGCGCGCGGTATGACCAAAGAACTGGCGGCGCGCTATGCGGCGGAACAAGCGCTACGCGGCGTGATTTTGGGCGATTATGCGCAAGCCCAAGCCAACGCCGCACAAAGCCTCGCGATTGATCGCGGACGCGCCACGCTACCACGCGCGGCGCTCGCCCTGACGCTCGGCGGCGCGGCGCAACCGGCGGAAGTCTTGATGGATGAAATGCGTCAACGCTACCCCGATGACACGGTGATCAATTCGATTTGGCTGCCGGTGTTGCGCGCGGCCCGCTTGCTGGCGGCAGAATCACCAGGTGTTGAAGCGGCGGCGCAGGCGTTGGAGCAATTGCACACCACGGCGAATTACGAAGCAGCGGCGGAATTCTGGCCGCAAAGTTTGCGTGGGCAGGCTTACCTGCGGCTTGGACGCGGCGCGGAAGCAGCGCTGGAATTTCAAAAGATACTCGACCAGCGCGGCCAGGCGCCGTTTTCGCCGTTGTATCCGCTGGCGCATTTGGGGCTGGCACGGGCGGCAGTGTTGCGGGGCGCTGAAACGCAACGCCAGCAGGCCTGGGCGGCGTTTGCCACAGCGTGGCTGGATGCGGATGCCGATTTGCCGGCGCTGTGTGCGGCGCAATGCGAGTTTCAATAA
- a CDS encoding tetratricopeptide repeat protein gives MNRQQILTLSIFCLLAHGCLSTTSAQSQNLRAVTATSYLERGNQWFAKGEYGRAEADYDLAIASDPRNAEAYYDRATTRVQLDKLAAALTDFDHALQLNPRDARTYVCRGVVRYRLDDFAGAISDNSKALELNPKLALAWANRGQARRDQGDLDEALADLNQALKLNPRLAHAWGSRGGTRLLKHDLAGAISDYTHEIKLDPASAVAYSDRGAAWQQTGDLDGALRDYNQALKLNPGLDKSWFNRGLFWKAKANLRQAEADFTQAIVCNPRLAEAYAQRGLVRLSQGHADEAQADFTLCLKLNPQLRADLEQQIRLQQRR, from the coding sequence ATGAACCGACAACAGATCCTGACACTGTCCATCTTCTGCCTGCTGGCGCACGGCTGTCTGTCAACCACGTCAGCACAGTCTCAAAACCTGCGCGCCGTCACGGCGACTTCTTATCTCGAACGCGGCAATCAATGGTTTGCCAAAGGCGAGTATGGACGGGCCGAAGCCGATTACGATCTCGCCATCGCCAGCGATCCGCGCAATGCCGAGGCTTACTACGACCGCGCCACGACGCGCGTCCAACTGGACAAGCTGGCGGCGGCGCTGACCGATTTTGACCACGCGCTCCAACTCAATCCCCGCGACGCAAGAACTTATGTGTGTCGCGGCGTGGTGCGGTATAGACTGGACGATTTCGCTGGCGCAATCAGTGATAACAGCAAAGCCCTCGAACTCAATCCCAAACTGGCCCTGGCCTGGGCCAATCGGGGTCAAGCGCGGCGCGACCAAGGAGACCTGGACGAAGCGCTCGCCGATTTGAACCAGGCGCTCAAGCTCAACCCACGCCTGGCGCACGCCTGGGGCAGTCGCGGTGGCACGCGGTTGCTCAAGCACGACCTGGCAGGCGCCATCAGCGATTACACCCATGAGATCAAGCTCGATCCAGCTTCGGCTGTGGCCTACTCTGATCGCGGCGCAGCGTGGCAACAAACAGGCGACCTGGACGGCGCGCTGCGCGATTACAATCAGGCGCTCAAGCTCAATCCCGGTTTGGATAAAAGCTGGTTCAATCGCGGCCTGTTTTGGAAGGCCAAAGCAAATCTGCGCCAGGCTGAGGCGGACTTTACGCAAGCCATCGTGTGCAATCCGCGCCTTGCCGAGGCGTATGCCCAGCGCGGACTCGTTCGATTGTCGCAAGGCCACGCGGACGAAGCGCAGGCGGATTTCACGCTCTGCCTAAAATTGAATCCGCAGTTACGCGCCGACTTGGAGCAGCAGATTCGATTGCAACAACGGCGCTGA